In Kocuria turfanensis, a single genomic region encodes these proteins:
- a CDS encoding sugar porter family MFS transporter, with protein MSQDATTPTVAEHPNTSAVLRISIIAAFGGFLFGYDSAVINGAVSAIQEEFGVSPGPLGFAVASALLGAAAGAFFGGRIADQLGRVPVMKIAAVLFLVSAIGCGVVDSFGWLIFWRIVGGVGVGVASIIAPAYIAEIAPAAVRGRLGSLQQMGIVLGIFVSLAVDAWLAALAGGSTQELWWGLEAWRWMFMAEAIPALAYLIGAFTIPESPRYLVEDGRPDEAQAVLANLQGSASATERVRLIKESLRSEHKPRLSDLKGRMAGLKPIVWVGIGLAALQQFVGINVIFYYSNVLWQSVGFTEADSFTITVITSVTNVAVTIVAIALVERVGRRRLLLIGSAGMALSLGTLSVLFATADVVDGAPVLGPTAGPVALVAANLFVVFFGVSWGPMMWVLLGEMFPNRIRGAALAVAGFVQWIANWLVTVTFPALAAFSLGVAYGLYTFFALVSLLFTLKMVRETTGIELEDMQD; from the coding sequence ATGAGTCAAGACGCAACGACCCCGACGGTGGCGGAGCATCCCAACACCTCGGCCGTCCTCAGGATCAGCATCATCGCCGCTTTCGGCGGCTTCCTCTTCGGCTACGACTCCGCCGTCATCAACGGCGCGGTCTCCGCCATCCAGGAGGAGTTCGGGGTCAGCCCCGGCCCGCTCGGGTTCGCCGTGGCCTCGGCGCTGCTCGGTGCCGCCGCCGGCGCCTTCTTCGGCGGACGGATCGCCGACCAGCTGGGCCGTGTTCCCGTCATGAAGATCGCCGCGGTGCTCTTCCTCGTCAGCGCGATCGGCTGTGGCGTGGTCGACAGCTTCGGCTGGCTGATCTTCTGGCGCATCGTCGGTGGTGTCGGCGTGGGTGTGGCCTCCATCATCGCCCCGGCCTACATCGCCGAGATCGCCCCGGCCGCCGTGCGCGGACGTCTGGGCTCGCTGCAGCAGATGGGCATCGTGCTCGGCATCTTCGTCTCCCTCGCCGTGGACGCCTGGCTCGCCGCCCTGGCCGGCGGCTCCACCCAGGAGCTGTGGTGGGGGCTCGAGGCCTGGCGATGGATGTTCATGGCAGAGGCCATCCCGGCGCTCGCCTACCTGATCGGCGCGTTCACGATCCCCGAGTCCCCCCGCTACCTGGTGGAGGACGGCCGTCCCGACGAGGCCCAGGCCGTGCTGGCCAATCTGCAGGGATCCGCGTCGGCGACCGAGCGCGTCCGCCTGATCAAGGAGTCCCTCCGCAGCGAGCACAAGCCCCGGCTGTCCGACCTCAAGGGCCGTATGGCCGGCCTGAAGCCCATCGTGTGGGTCGGCATCGGCCTGGCCGCGCTGCAGCAGTTCGTGGGCATCAACGTGATCTTCTACTACTCCAACGTGCTGTGGCAGTCCGTGGGCTTCACCGAGGCGGACTCCTTCACCATCACGGTGATCACGTCGGTCACCAACGTGGCCGTCACCATCGTGGCGATCGCCCTCGTGGAGCGGGTGGGCCGCCGCCGGCTGCTGCTCATCGGCTCGGCCGGCATGGCCCTCTCCCTCGGCACCCTCTCCGTGCTGTTCGCCACCGCCGACGTCGTGGACGGCGCGCCCGTGCTCGGTCCCACCGCCGGTCCGGTCGCGCTCGTGGCGGCCAACCTGTTCGTGGTCTTCTTCGGTGTCTCCTGGGGACCCATGATGTGGGTGCTGCTCGGCGAGATGTTCCCGAACCGCATCCGCGGCGCCGCACTGGCGGTGGCCGGCTTCGTGCAGTGGATCGCCAACTGGCTGGTCACCGTCACCTTCCCGGCGCTGGCCGCCTTCTCGCTGGGCGTCGCCTACGGGCTCTACACGTTCTTCGCGCTGGTCTCTCTCCTCTTCACGCTCAAGATGGTCCGGGAGACCACCGGCATCGAGCTGGAGGACATGCAGGACTGA
- a CDS encoding thiamine pyrophosphate-dependent enzyme, with amino-acid sequence MTQTTADPASPAETTARKSAGHVIVDTLVAHGVERAYVVPGESYLDVLDGLHDSPIATVVCRHEGGAAYMAEADGKMNPVPGVAMVTRGPGAANAHVGLHTSWQDSTPMVLFVGLIPFEHRDKEAFQEFDPHAWFDSGAKRVMVLDHAERASEIVAEAMFAASSGRPGPVVVGLPEDIIRTEIDATLHPPIPVATGGMTVHDWKALRDALSAAEKPLFVTGGNDWTTAGAAGLTKWLEEHHLPAAAEWRTEGTVGFDSPSYVGPIGYGRPAATFEMLEETDLLVFVGTVPGDVITNGFLVRQNWDKKNFLVTIDPSLRGRSGPVSYQIVAKPDVFVRDLVRIDLPAKPVWKEWTGRLRAQQVEFSAPAPMVTAQTPADAPARMDTMMAHLVAGLPADAMVTFGAGEHTNFAHRYFPTRGYATMISARNGSMGYSVPSAVAASLRYPGRRVVTIAGDGEFLMNGQELATAAQYGATPLVIVMDNQEYGTIRTHQERDYPHRVSGTQLVNPDFALMAQAFGGYGVRVEHEAQIPGALEAALKAIDEEGRFALIHLIVEQRVKAY; translated from the coding sequence TTGACCCAGACCACTGCGGACCCCGCATCCCCTGCTGAGACCACTGCCCGGAAGTCGGCGGGCCACGTGATCGTGGACACGCTCGTGGCGCACGGGGTGGAACGCGCCTATGTGGTGCCGGGCGAGTCCTATCTCGACGTGCTCGACGGTCTGCACGACTCCCCGATCGCCACGGTGGTGTGCCGCCACGAGGGCGGGGCGGCCTACATGGCCGAGGCCGACGGGAAGATGAACCCGGTGCCCGGGGTGGCGATGGTGACCCGCGGGCCCGGGGCGGCCAACGCCCACGTGGGGCTGCACACCTCCTGGCAGGACTCCACCCCGATGGTGCTGTTCGTGGGGCTGATCCCCTTCGAGCACCGGGACAAGGAGGCCTTCCAGGAGTTCGACCCGCACGCCTGGTTCGACTCCGGGGCCAAGCGGGTGATGGTCCTCGACCACGCCGAGCGGGCCAGTGAGATCGTGGCCGAGGCGATGTTCGCGGCCAGCTCCGGGCGTCCCGGTCCGGTGGTGGTCGGTCTGCCCGAGGACATCATCCGCACCGAGATCGACGCCACCCTGCACCCGCCGATCCCGGTGGCCACCGGCGGGATGACGGTCCACGACTGGAAAGCGCTGCGCGATGCGCTCTCGGCGGCGGAGAAGCCGCTGTTCGTCACCGGCGGCAACGACTGGACGACCGCCGGGGCGGCAGGACTGACGAAGTGGCTGGAGGAGCACCACCTGCCGGCCGCCGCCGAGTGGCGCACCGAGGGCACCGTGGGCTTCGACTCGCCCTCCTACGTGGGCCCGATCGGCTACGGCCGCCCGGCCGCGACCTTCGAGATGCTGGAGGAGACCGACCTGCTGGTCTTCGTGGGCACGGTGCCCGGGGACGTGATCACCAACGGGTTCCTGGTCCGCCAGAACTGGGACAAGAAGAACTTCCTGGTCACCATCGACCCGTCCCTGCGCGGCCGGTCGGGCCCGGTGTCCTACCAGATCGTGGCCAAGCCCGACGTGTTCGTGCGCGACCTCGTGCGCATCGACCTGCCGGCCAAGCCGGTGTGGAAGGAGTGGACCGGGCGGCTGCGGGCCCAGCAGGTGGAGTTCTCCGCCCCCGCCCCGATGGTCACCGCCCAGACCCCGGCCGACGCCCCGGCGCGGATGGACACGATGATGGCCCACCTGGTGGCCGGCCTGCCGGCGGATGCGATGGTGACCTTCGGGGCCGGGGAGCACACCAACTTCGCCCACCGGTACTTCCCCACCCGCGGGTACGCGACGATGATCTCCGCGCGCAACGGCTCGATGGGCTACTCGGTGCCCTCGGCGGTGGCCGCCTCGCTGCGCTACCCGGGCCGGCGGGTGGTGACCATCGCCGGGGACGGGGAGTTCCTGATGAACGGCCAGGAACTGGCCACCGCCGCCCAGTACGGGGCCACCCCGCTGGTGATCGTGATGGACAACCAGGAGTACGGCACGATCCGCACCCACCAGGAGCGCGACTACCCGCACCGGGTCTCGGGCACCCAGCTGGTCAACCCCGACTTCGCCCTCATGGCCCAGGCCTTCGGCGGGTACGGGGTGCGCGTCGAGCACGAGGCGCAGATCCCCGGCGCGCTCGAGGCGGCGCTCAAGGCCATCGACGAAGAGGGCCGCTTCGCCCTGATCCACCTCATCGTCGAGCAGCGCGTGAAGGCCTACTGA
- a CDS encoding MFS transporter → MPLPRALEPFRLGEYRVLAFAMFVSVFGAGMWAVALVNQVLELDGTAVDLSAVTAVGALGMLVVVLVGGIAADRFPLAALLRLVEAGNALTAGTVAVLALTGGLRLWHLGAAAFVFGAGVGFFYPAYSAALPRVLPARQLLAANGVEGTARPLLQQAAGPAAAGVLIGLLAPGGAVALIAACHLAALVLLLRLQVPEREALPVTGPTARAPLGDPAVAPATEPMVRPVAESAEPVVESVAESAAEPVVRPVAEPVVEPVVRPSAEPVVEPAAEPGAEPVVGSAPGPEAAAGPSDHSGGVFASVRRDLMEGVRYTLHTPWLLWTLLWAVCAVFLLLGPLEVLVPFLVRDRLGGDAATFGYLLACYGGASALASLVVASLPLPRRYLSWMIGLWGLGTLPFGLVATTESFWVMAVCLACVGAGDGAGMVLWGTLLQRRVPRHMLGRVSSLDFFVSIALMPVSMAIAGPVAQVVPMPVICWTVAVLTPVLGFVALRAGRMRQDELAHPLAG, encoded by the coding sequence ATGCCCCTGCCCCGCGCGCTGGAGCCCTTTCGGCTCGGCGAGTACCGTGTGCTCGCCTTCGCGATGTTCGTCAGCGTCTTCGGCGCGGGGATGTGGGCGGTGGCCCTGGTGAACCAGGTCCTGGAACTGGACGGGACGGCCGTGGACCTCTCGGCCGTGACGGCCGTGGGTGCGCTGGGAATGCTCGTGGTCGTGCTCGTGGGCGGCATCGCGGCGGACCGCTTCCCGCTGGCGGCCCTGCTGCGCCTCGTCGAAGCCGGGAACGCCCTCACGGCGGGCACGGTCGCGGTGCTCGCCCTGACCGGTGGGCTGCGGCTGTGGCACCTCGGCGCCGCGGCGTTCGTGTTCGGCGCCGGCGTCGGCTTCTTCTACCCGGCGTACTCGGCCGCCCTGCCCCGGGTCCTGCCCGCGCGGCAGCTGCTCGCCGCCAACGGGGTGGAGGGCACGGCACGCCCGCTGCTGCAGCAGGCGGCCGGCCCCGCCGCGGCCGGCGTGCTCATCGGGCTCCTGGCGCCCGGCGGGGCGGTCGCCCTGATCGCCGCGTGCCACCTCGCGGCACTCGTGCTGCTGCTGCGCCTGCAAGTGCCCGAGCGGGAGGCGCTGCCCGTGACGGGCCCGACGGCCCGGGCGCCGCTCGGGGACCCGGCCGTGGCACCGGCGACGGAGCCGATGGTGAGGCCGGTTGCGGAGTCGGCGGAGCCGGTCGTGGAGTCGGTTGCGGAGTCGGCTGCGGAGCCGGTGGTGAGGCCGGTTGCGGAGCCGGTCGTGGAGCCGGTGGTGAGGCCGTCTGCTGAGCCGGTCGTGGAGCCGGCTGCGGAGCCGGGTGCGGAGCCGGTCGTCGGCTCGGCGCCGGGCCCGGAGGCCGCCGCAGGGCCGTCGGACCACTCCGGGGGCGTGTTCGCCTCCGTGCGGCGCGATCTCATGGAGGGTGTGCGCTACACCCTGCACACGCCGTGGCTGCTGTGGACCCTGCTGTGGGCGGTGTGCGCGGTCTTCCTGCTGCTGGGGCCCCTGGAGGTGCTCGTCCCCTTCCTCGTGCGGGACCGGCTGGGCGGGGACGCCGCCACCTTCGGCTACCTCCTGGCGTGCTACGGCGGGGCCAGTGCGCTGGCCTCACTGGTGGTGGCATCGCTGCCCCTGCCGCGGCGCTATCTCAGCTGGATGATCGGGCTGTGGGGGCTCGGGACGCTGCCGTTCGGTCTGGTGGCGACCACGGAGTCGTTCTGGGTCATGGCGGTGTGCCTGGCGTGCGTCGGCGCCGGGGACGGCGCGGGCATGGTGCTGTGGGGGACGCTCCTGCAGCGCCGGGTCCCGCGGCACATGCTCGGGCGGGTCTCGAGCCTGGACTTCTTCGTCTCCATCGCCCTCATGCCGGTGTCGATGGCGATCGCGGGGCCCGTCGCGCAGGTCGTGCCGATGCCGGTGATCTGCTGGACCGTGGCGGTGCTGACCCCCGTGCTGGGATTCGTGGCCCTGCGAGCCGGCCGGATGCGCCAGGACGAGCTGGCGCACCCGCTGGCGGGCTGA
- a CDS encoding MSMEG_6728 family protein, which translates to MQTFLPYPDFTRSARALDRKRLGKQRVEALQVLRAATVPGYGWYRHPATAMWTGHVPALVAYGRAMVDEWTARGGADSTAWQIREFAPEAWDRYPDDGVAQPPPWLGDDAFHRSHRSKLLSKDEELYRDVFPDDTAGLEYVWPEPAQSRTPPAEPPHGRRAWVLAPGTHEAVGGAVLVPFRVPEGVRENHWMAAVARVEQELQEGEPVLLLHGAPGPEQLVERTVLRENVHHAVAGFSLELEPGERVLRRELPAPARLQSPRPVFAVPAEAVGAGE; encoded by the coding sequence GTGCAGACCTTCCTCCCCTACCCGGACTTCACCCGCTCCGCCCGTGCCCTGGACCGCAAGCGGCTCGGCAAGCAGCGGGTGGAGGCCCTCCAGGTCCTGCGCGCGGCCACGGTTCCCGGCTACGGCTGGTACCGGCACCCGGCCACGGCGATGTGGACCGGGCACGTGCCCGCGCTGGTGGCCTACGGGCGGGCGATGGTCGACGAGTGGACCGCCCGAGGCGGGGCCGACAGCACCGCGTGGCAGATCCGGGAGTTCGCCCCGGAGGCCTGGGACCGGTATCCCGACGACGGAGTGGCGCAGCCGCCCCCGTGGCTGGGCGACGACGCGTTCCACCGCTCCCACCGGTCCAAGCTGCTGAGCAAGGACGAGGAGCTCTACCGGGACGTGTTCCCGGACGACACCGCGGGACTGGAGTACGTGTGGCCGGAGCCCGCGCAGTCCCGCACTCCCCCCGCCGAGCCGCCGCACGGCCGGCGCGCCTGGGTGCTGGCGCCGGGGACGCACGAGGCCGTCGGCGGCGCCGTCCTCGTCCCGTTCCGTGTCCCGGAGGGGGTGCGGGAGAACCACTGGATGGCGGCGGTGGCGCGCGTCGAGCAGGAGCTGCAGGAGGGTGAGCCCGTGCTCCTGCTGCACGGGGCGCCCGGTCCCGAGCAGCTCGTGGAGCGGACCGTGCTGCGCGAGAACGTGCACCACGCCGTCGCGGGCTTCTCCCTCGAGCTCGAGCCCGGGGAGCGGGTCCTGCGCCGGGAGCTGCCGGCGCCCGCACGACTGCAGTCCCCGCGCCCGGTCTTCGCCGTCCCCGCCGAGGCCGTGGGCGCCGGCGAGTGA
- a CDS encoding LysE/ArgO family amino acid transporter — MSLAALLGPALLGLGSGLALIVAIGAQNAFVLRQGLRRQFVGTVVALCTVSDLILIAASVAGTSLLEQVAPWLMSALRWAGAAFLLGYGLLAARRALRPAGGLVAAGAAPPGRGRVALTALALTWLNPHVYVDTVLVMGSLANAQGEQLRWWFAAGAMTASALWFGALGWGATRLQRFFAAPVSWRVLDGALAVLMLVLGLELALGT, encoded by the coding sequence GTGAGCCTCGCCGCGCTGCTCGGCCCGGCCCTGCTGGGCCTCGGCTCGGGCCTGGCCCTCATCGTGGCCATCGGGGCGCAGAACGCCTTCGTCCTCCGGCAGGGTCTGCGCCGGCAGTTCGTCGGCACCGTGGTGGCACTGTGCACGGTCTCCGACCTGATCCTCATCGCCGCCTCCGTGGCCGGCACCTCCCTCCTGGAGCAGGTGGCGCCCTGGCTGATGAGCGCCCTGCGCTGGGCCGGGGCGGCGTTCCTGCTCGGCTACGGGCTGCTGGCCGCGCGGCGGGCACTGCGGCCCGCGGGCGGCCTGGTGGCGGCCGGGGCGGCGCCGCCCGGCCGCGGCCGGGTGGCGCTCACCGCGCTGGCCCTGACCTGGCTCAACCCCCACGTCTACGTGGACACCGTCCTGGTCATGGGATCGCTGGCCAATGCGCAGGGCGAGCAGCTGCGCTGGTGGTTCGCCGCCGGGGCGATGACCGCCAGCGCGCTGTGGTTCGGCGCCCTGGGGTGGGGCGCCACCCGTCTGCAGCGGTTCTTCGCGGCGCCCGTCTCCTGGCGGGTGCTCGACGGCGCGCTCGCGGTGCTCATGCTCGTCCTGGGCCTGGAGCTCGCACTGGGCACCTGA
- a CDS encoding zinc-binding dehydrogenase codes for MRGSHVPATGTITVTDWPDPQATEPGQLVVQMLHASICGSDLHVVFHGLLHAEGPRRPGYPGHEGVGMVVLSRSKHVPEGALVLTVPQGEMGGCFAELQLLDDRHVVELPAGTDPTDSRQLRRLMMAQQYGTCLYAMRQFWPVETPARRAHTCVVMGAGSAGLFFVEEARRLGFEHVVASDLDPGRLEVARRLGATPVHVPEQDLGEVVAEVSGGRGADLVIEAVGHDVLRDQAVDLAAERGVVGFFGLPERHGPTDIPLWTAFRKNLRLQCSVAAQAEPGLTSFREALRRISEGEIDVEHCLGRELPLERLPEAMQRAEEHRPGDIKLTVTP; via the coding sequence ATGCGAGGGTCCCACGTTCCCGCCACGGGGACGATCACCGTCACGGACTGGCCGGATCCGCAGGCCACGGAACCGGGCCAGCTGGTGGTGCAGATGCTGCACGCCTCGATCTGCGGCTCGGACCTGCACGTGGTCTTCCACGGCCTGCTGCACGCCGAGGGCCCCCGCCGGCCCGGCTATCCCGGCCACGAAGGGGTCGGGATGGTGGTGCTGTCCCGGTCGAAGCACGTCCCGGAGGGCGCGCTCGTGCTCACCGTCCCGCAGGGCGAGATGGGCGGGTGCTTCGCGGAGCTGCAGCTGCTGGACGACCGGCACGTCGTCGAGCTGCCCGCCGGCACCGACCCCACCGACTCCCGGCAGCTGCGCCGGCTCATGATGGCCCAGCAGTACGGCACCTGCCTCTACGCCATGCGCCAGTTCTGGCCCGTGGAGACGCCCGCCCGGCGCGCACACACGTGCGTGGTGATGGGTGCCGGCTCCGCGGGGCTGTTCTTCGTGGAGGAGGCCCGGCGGCTGGGCTTCGAGCACGTCGTCGCCTCCGACCTCGACCCCGGCCGGCTCGAGGTCGCCCGGCGACTCGGCGCCACCCCCGTGCACGTGCCGGAGCAGGACCTCGGCGAGGTCGTGGCCGAGGTGAGCGGCGGGCGCGGCGCCGATCTCGTGATCGAGGCCGTGGGGCACGACGTGCTGCGCGACCAGGCCGTCGACCTCGCGGCCGAGCGGGGCGTCGTGGGCTTCTTCGGCCTGCCGGAGCGGCACGGGCCCACGGACATCCCGCTGTGGACGGCGTTCCGCAAGAACCTGAGGCTGCAGTGCTCCGTGGCGGCGCAGGCGGAGCCGGGACTCACGTCCTTCCGCGAGGCGCTGCGCCGGATCTCCGAGGGGGAGATCGACGTGGAGCACTGCCTGGGCCGCGAGCTCCCCCTCGAGCGGCTGCCCGAGGCCATGCAGCGGGCCGAGGAGCACCGCCCCGGCGACATCAAGCTCACCGTGACGCCGTGA
- a CDS encoding GntR family transcriptional regulator: MTERIRPLAGAAADGRPSTGTPALPAVTATTQSSLAVQVMTAVRRAVMAGQMEPGRLYSVQQLASVMNVSRSPVREGLLRLGEAGLIRFHRNRGFEIVEVSPTDVAQILAVRTALEVPAARRAAGLAQPPDLEWVRAQWETMHAAARAQDLEATAEADEGLHLVLLQLAGNEQAARLVERLRATTSFLGVVTATTLRPVGELAGEHDALVQAVLAQDADAAGEAMREHLASTAERQIGQALRARGTPEQDVPDLVHRIWGEAATGY, encoded by the coding sequence GTGACCGAGCGCATCCGTCCCCTCGCCGGCGCCGCGGCGGACGGCCGGCCCTCCACCGGCACCCCCGCCCTGCCCGCCGTGACCGCCACGACCCAGAGCTCGCTCGCCGTCCAGGTGATGACGGCGGTGCGGCGGGCCGTCATGGCCGGCCAGATGGAGCCCGGGCGGCTGTACTCCGTGCAGCAGCTGGCCTCCGTCATGAACGTCTCCCGCAGCCCCGTGCGGGAGGGCCTCCTGCGGCTGGGCGAGGCCGGGCTGATCCGGTTCCACCGCAACCGCGGCTTCGAGATCGTCGAGGTCAGCCCCACCGACGTCGCGCAGATCCTCGCCGTGCGCACCGCCCTGGAGGTCCCCGCCGCCCGGCGGGCGGCGGGCCTCGCGCAGCCGCCGGACCTCGAGTGGGTCCGGGCGCAGTGGGAGACCATGCACGCGGCGGCCCGGGCGCAGGACCTCGAGGCGACCGCCGAGGCCGACGAGGGGCTGCACCTGGTCCTGCTCCAGCTCGCCGGGAACGAGCAGGCGGCGCGGCTCGTGGAGCGGCTGCGCGCCACCACGTCATTCCTGGGCGTCGTCACCGCCACCACGCTCCGCCCGGTCGGTGAGCTCGCCGGGGAGCACGACGCCCTGGTGCAGGCGGTGCTCGCCCAGGACGCGGACGCAGCGGGAGAGGCGATGCGCGAGCACCTCGCCTCGACGGCCGAGCGGCAGATCGGCCAGGCGCTGCGCGCCCGGGGCACCCCGGAGCAGGACGTCCCGGACCTGGTGCACCGGATCTGGGGCGAGGCCGCCACGGGGTACTGA
- a CDS encoding sensor histidine kinase: MTARRRSPFQRWGVRRRSTAAAGLLILLVVAVAGAVLLELLHRTAVGAAHDQAVARQAEILHDLGVPWQPRTAGGTARETTVYTTSGLGELMQRLGRPGVLVQLQGADGRLVAASPAAALDAALSPPTLEPGQSFDSAADTAGPGPRADDFVYVSHGMYINDVPFTLTVAVPMALQQTTIRTVSLFLLVGGPVLALLGSALMWFLVGRSLAPVRRITGQVRRIGTANLGERVDVPPTGDEVAALAGTMNGMLDRLEASDRAQRRFVADASHELRSPLATLTTTIEVAASDPSATMWPEVAPVLRSQSRRMGRLVEDLLTLAKIDDAGLRLRVADTDLDEVVREEVARMRPASRHEVRVHLDPVRIRGDGSRLQQVLRNLLSNAERHAESWIAVSLRTQGQEAVVTVDNDGAGIAPEDRERVFERFVRLDDSRTRDTGGSGLGLAISREIATAHGGAITAGEDGRGNCRFELRLPLGPGGAGA; the protein is encoded by the coding sequence GTGACCGCCCGCCGGAGGTCGCCGTTCCAGCGGTGGGGCGTGCGCCGGCGCAGCACGGCCGCCGCGGGCCTGCTCATCCTGCTCGTGGTGGCCGTGGCCGGGGCCGTGCTGCTCGAGCTCCTGCACCGCACCGCCGTGGGGGCCGCCCACGACCAGGCCGTGGCCCGGCAGGCCGAGATCCTGCACGACCTCGGCGTTCCCTGGCAGCCGCGGACGGCCGGCGGCACCGCCCGGGAGACGACCGTCTACACGACCTCCGGCCTCGGGGAGCTGATGCAGCGGCTCGGGCGACCGGGCGTGCTCGTGCAGCTGCAGGGCGCCGACGGGCGGTTGGTCGCCGCCTCGCCCGCCGCCGCGCTGGACGCCGCCCTGTCCCCGCCCACGCTCGAGCCGGGGCAGTCCTTCGACTCGGCGGCGGACACCGCCGGACCGGGTCCACGCGCCGACGACTTCGTCTATGTCTCGCACGGCATGTACATCAACGACGTCCCCTTCACTCTCACCGTGGCCGTGCCCATGGCGCTGCAGCAGACCACGATCCGGACCGTGAGCCTGTTCCTGCTCGTCGGCGGCCCGGTGCTGGCCCTGCTCGGCTCCGCCCTCATGTGGTTCCTGGTCGGCCGGTCCCTCGCCCCCGTGCGGCGGATCACCGGGCAGGTCCGCCGGATCGGCACCGCCAACCTCGGGGAGCGGGTGGACGTGCCGCCCACCGGGGACGAGGTCGCTGCGCTCGCCGGGACGATGAACGGGATGCTCGACCGGCTGGAGGCCTCCGACCGGGCCCAGCGCCGGTTCGTGGCGGACGCCTCGCACGAGCTGCGCAGCCCCCTGGCGACCCTGACGACCACCATCGAGGTGGCCGCCTCGGACCCGTCCGCCACGATGTGGCCGGAGGTCGCTCCGGTGCTCCGGTCCCAGTCCCGCCGGATGGGCCGGCTCGTGGAGGATCTCCTGACCCTGGCGAAGATCGACGACGCCGGGCTGCGGCTGCGCGTCGCGGACACCGACCTCGACGAGGTGGTGCGGGAGGAGGTCGCCCGGATGCGGCCCGCGTCGCGGCACGAGGTCCGTGTGCACCTGGATCCGGTGCGGATCCGGGGGGACGGGAGCCGGCTGCAGCAGGTGCTCCGCAACCTGCTCTCCAACGCGGAGCGGCACGCCGAGTCGTGGATCGCCGTGTCCCTGCGGACGCAGGGACAGGAGGCGGTCGTGACCGTCGACAACGACGGCGCCGGCATCGCCCCGGAGGACCGGGAGCGGGTCTTCGAGCGGTTCGTGCGCCTGGACGACTCCCGGACCCGGGACACCGGCGGCTCCGGTCTGGGACTGGCGATCAGCCGGGAGATCGCGACCGCCCACGGGGGCGCGATCACCGCGGGGGAGGACGGACGGGGCAACTGCCGCTTCGAGCTCCGGCTCCCGCTCGGGCCCGGCGGCGCCGGGGCCTGA
- a CDS encoding response regulator transcription factor: protein MRVLLVDDEVDLAESVRRGLTNEGFVVDVAHDGVTGAWLARENPYDVVVLDLMLPGRNGYAVLEEMRAAENWVPVLMLTAKDGEYDQTDAFDLGADDYLTKPFSFLVLVARLRALIRRGAPERPVVLAAGSLELDPVRRTVTRRGQRLELTAKEYVILQYLLQNKEQVVSKLQIMDNAWDADFEGSENIVEVYVGYLRKKIDAPFGLSTLQTVRGMGYRLVSDEPGAPGP, encoded by the coding sequence GTGCGCGTGCTGCTGGTGGACGACGAGGTGGACCTCGCGGAGTCGGTGCGCCGCGGCCTGACGAACGAGGGCTTCGTGGTCGACGTGGCCCACGACGGCGTCACCGGGGCGTGGCTGGCCCGGGAGAACCCCTACGACGTCGTGGTCCTGGACCTCATGCTGCCCGGCAGGAACGGCTACGCCGTCCTCGAGGAGATGCGCGCCGCCGAGAACTGGGTCCCGGTCCTGATGCTCACCGCGAAGGACGGCGAGTACGACCAGACCGACGCGTTCGACCTCGGCGCCGACGACTACCTGACCAAGCCCTTCAGCTTCCTCGTCCTCGTCGCCCGGCTGCGGGCGCTCATCCGCCGGGGCGCCCCCGAGCGGCCGGTGGTGCTCGCCGCCGGCTCCCTGGAGCTGGATCCCGTCCGCCGCACCGTGACCCGCCGCGGGCAGCGCCTGGAGCTGACCGCCAAGGAGTACGTCATCCTGCAGTACCTCCTGCAGAACAAGGAGCAGGTGGTCTCCAAGCTGCAGATCATGGACAACGCCTGGGACGCCGACTTCGAGGGCTCGGAGAACATCGTGGAGGTCTACGTGGGCTACCTCCGGAAGAAGATCGACGCCCCCTTCGGCCTGTCTACCCTGCAGACGGTCCGCGGCATGGGCTACCGCCTCGTGTCCGACGAGCCGGGGGCACCGGGCCCGTGA